In the genome of Colletes latitarsis isolate SP2378_abdomen chromosome 9, iyColLati1, whole genome shotgun sequence, one region contains:
- the LOC143345327 gene encoding BRISC and BRCA1-A complex member 2 produces MLNQKCQIFLPVDSYIEPLLIRVLSNDKLGISYETIKADSVSSSCGRQRGDRFKLSIPYARQNLTWNVFFDSQCPEMGPDFIFNDVNFLADMDVDILSTKVPSLAKWNPNNEDALLNVLMELLSCYKEYQIQLLQKQVELEREYSTLMKTEIRLQDVEIILLPLGSKPTEAKFLISLSVDLSQLQNYSCKSENYVAILIVTYCGTNWSRIISHLHLTKPLEDVLGGTNAMQLPNFPRNKFLFDYVTEVKKFITEKINSLAQSLTKRRNFIVALLSIHYFATLEYDTEDYTYATLLFDDQDFHFIVRIQLPLGFPQERLIVTLQSIYHMKDQCVPYSEQVKNFPYNFQWEPRRMIKKLLKHILYSVSKDFKYNSIKTCSS; encoded by the exons ATGTTGAATCAGAAATGTCAAATTTTCTTACCGGTAGACTCATACATTGAGCCACTTTTAATACGTGTTTTAAGCAATGATAAACTTG GAATAAGTTACGAGACAATCAAAGCGGATTCCGTATCATCTAGCTGTGGCAGACAAAGAGGAGATCGTTTTAAATTATCTATTCCCTATGCTAGACAAAATCTAACTTGGAATGTATTTTTTGACTCTCAGTGCCCTGAAATGGGACCTGATTTCATATTTAACGATGTTAATTTCTTAGCAGACATGGATGTAGATATCTTGTCTACTAAGGTACCCAGTCTTGCTAAATGGAATCCTAATAATGAAGATGCATTATTAAATGTTCTTATGGAACTTTTATCATGTTATAAAGAATATCAG ATACAATTACTTCAAAAGCAAGTGGAATTAGAACGTGAATATAGTACATTAATGAAAACAGAAATAAGACTACAAGATGTTGAAATAATATTGTTACCATTAGGTTCTAAACCAACAGAGGCTAAATTCTTAATCAGTTTGTCAGTTGATCTTTCACAGTTACAAAATTATAGTTGTAAATCAGAAAATTATGTAGCAATACTAATTGTAACATATTGTGGAACAAATTGGAGTCGCATTATATCACACCTTCACTTAACTAAACCTTTAGAAGATGTTCTTGGTGGAACAAATGCAATGCAGTTACCAAATTTTccacgaaataaatttttatttgattatGTAACAGAAGTAAAGAAGTTTATAACAGAAAAG ATAAATTCATTAGCCCAAAGTTTAACAAAACGAAGAAATTTTATAGTTGCTTTGCTGAGCATTCATTATTTTGCTACACTTGAATACGACACAGAAGATTATACATATGCAACACTTTTATTTGATGATCAAGATTTTCACTTTATAGTCCGCATACAGCTACCTTTAGGATTTCCTCAAGAACGACTTATAGTTACCTTACAATCAATATATCATATGAAAGATCAGTGTGTTCCATATAGTGAACAGGTAAAAAATTTTCCTTACAACTTCCAGTGGGAACCACGTCGAATGATAAAAAAGTTGCTTAAACACATTCTGTACAGTGTTAGTAAGGATTTTAAGTATAATTCTATTAAAACCTGTTCTTCATAA